One window from the genome of Vibrio sp. VB16 encodes:
- the cobI gene encoding precorrin-2 C(20)-methyltransferase, translating to MNNGKFGQLYAVGVGTGDSELLTLKAARLIQEADVVAIPEKNKGKADSFAWEIVSGALPEEAIPGERCFLHFPMTRDASVNVPAWRVAAMTILDRLKQGKSVVFVTEGDPSVFSTWAYIQEELDEIAPEIVPIIVPGITSITAVPAATKIPLADGMERFCVVPATYGIESLDTLVKEFDTIMLIKAGRMIPQLSAKLKQLGLSDMATYVSHASTDKQEIYHDLDQVPEEHRYFSMVQLSIRSRRGVLRGKQSVA from the coding sequence ATGAATAACGGCAAATTTGGTCAACTATACGCGGTTGGTGTCGGTACCGGTGATAGTGAATTGTTGACGCTGAAAGCGGCGCGACTAATTCAAGAAGCTGACGTTGTAGCGATTCCAGAAAAAAATAAAGGAAAAGCGGATTCATTTGCTTGGGAGATCGTGAGCGGCGCATTGCCAGAAGAAGCTATCCCGGGAGAGCGTTGTTTTTTGCATTTCCCCATGACTCGTGACGCGAGCGTAAATGTTCCGGCATGGCGTGTAGCCGCAATGACCATTCTTGATCGTCTCAAGCAGGGTAAATCCGTGGTTTTCGTTACCGAAGGTGACCCATCAGTCTTCAGCACATGGGCCTATATTCAAGAAGAGCTTGATGAAATAGCCCCCGAAATTGTGCCGATTATTGTGCCAGGAATTACCTCAATTACGGCGGTTCCTGCGGCGACAAAGATACCGTTGGCGGATGGTATGGAACGTTTTTGCGTCGTTCCAGCGACCTACGGAATTGAGAGCCTTGACACTCTAGTAAAAGAATTCGATACCATCATGCTTATCAAAGCAGGTCGAATGATCCCTCAGTTGTCGGCGAAACTGAAACAACTTGGTCTGAGCGATATGGCGACGTATGTGTCTCACGCTAGCACCGATAAACAAGAGATCTACCATGATCTCGACCAAGTACCGGAAGAGCATCGTTATTTCTCTATGGTGCAATTATCGATTCGTAGCCGCCGTGGCGTCTTGCGCGGCAAACAGTCGGTAGCATAA
- the cbiE gene encoding precorrin-6y C5,15-methyltransferase (decarboxylating) subunit CbiE has protein sequence MASITVIGVAEDGCMSLTSRAVNAVSKARVVAGHPRHMAWFPQFDGAFLDMTQGFSVWLNKVIDASEEGDVVVLASGDPLFFGIGTTLLKRLPAQELLFIPTQSSAQLAFSRLGLTWSTAQFLSCHGRERAGIVAQMQSGSLFAILTDYKNTPQIVAKHMQQFNETGWRLTVCEQLGGTAERIRSFSVEELACSDILFDGLNIIVAQREIHARWGGNGQFSSDDSFVMRMPQKGLITKQAVRHLALTSMCIQSEDTVWDIGAGSGSISIESAKFATKGKVFAVECNQTCFENIEANIRAHATDNVQLISDAAPNALTDLPSPDAVFIGGSRGAMNDILSYVWAALNIGGRLVVSAVTMDTVVDIYQWAKSNDLNFDAQLVNISNTQPLAQYLRYQAENPIHLFSIVKSKHPSGEINE, from the coding sequence ATGGCAAGTATTACGGTAATTGGTGTTGCTGAAGATGGTTGTATGAGCTTAACCAGCAGGGCAGTTAATGCCGTGTCGAAAGCCAGAGTTGTCGCAGGCCATCCTCGTCATATGGCATGGTTTCCTCAATTCGATGGTGCCTTTCTCGATATGACCCAGGGTTTTTCAGTCTGGTTAAACAAGGTGATTGATGCGTCTGAAGAAGGGGATGTTGTGGTTCTTGCATCCGGAGACCCTCTTTTCTTTGGAATCGGAACAACCTTACTAAAAAGGTTACCGGCACAAGAACTTCTGTTCATTCCAACCCAAAGTTCGGCCCAACTTGCTTTTTCCCGATTGGGATTAACGTGGTCGACGGCTCAGTTTCTCTCCTGCCATGGTAGAGAGCGTGCTGGAATAGTGGCACAGATGCAGTCAGGTAGCCTGTTTGCGATCTTGACGGATTATAAAAACACGCCGCAAATTGTGGCAAAGCACATGCAACAGTTCAATGAAACCGGCTGGAGACTCACCGTCTGTGAGCAACTCGGTGGGACGGCAGAGCGCATTCGCTCGTTTTCGGTCGAAGAACTGGCCTGCAGTGACATCCTGTTCGATGGATTGAATATCATTGTCGCGCAACGGGAAATACACGCAAGATGGGGCGGAAATGGTCAGTTTTCTAGTGATGATAGCTTTGTCATGCGTATGCCACAAAAGGGACTGATTACTAAGCAAGCGGTTCGACATCTTGCTCTCACCAGTATGTGCATTCAGTCAGAAGACACGGTTTGGGATATCGGCGCGGGCTCAGGGTCTATCTCGATAGAGTCCGCTAAATTTGCCACAAAAGGCAAGGTGTTCGCTGTGGAATGCAATCAAACTTGCTTTGAAAACATTGAAGCGAATATACGCGCGCATGCGACCGATAATGTTCAGCTTATCTCTGACGCTGCCCCGAATGCGCTGACAGACCTGCCTAGTCCCGATGCGGTTTTCATTGGTGGGAGTCGAGGTGCGATGAACGATATTCTTTCTTATGTATGGGCCGCACTCAATATCGGTGGCCGCTTAGTCGTTTCAGCCGTCACGATGGACACTGTCGTAGACATTTATCAATGGGCCAAATCTAACGACCTCAATTTTGATGCACAGCTAGTGAATATCTCTAATACCCAACCACTGGCGCAATACCTTCGCTATCAGGCGGAAAATCCTATCCACCTCTTTTCAATTGTGAAATCTAAACACCCTTCGGGAGAAATTAATGAATAA
- a CDS encoding precorrin-8X methylmutase: MDTMKQMTQQGQVIENDSFSIIDHEVRQFHGGHQFNEKQWPVVRRAIHTTGDFEFAQLFRFGDGAVEAGIEALKAGCPIISDVTMITSGLSAQRLSVYKNDTHCFISDEAVITIAKAKGETRAIWAMRRARDLGLLDGAIIGIGNAPTALFEVLRMVEAEEIKPALIVGIPVGFVKAKESKQALIDQNKVPYIASVGRKGGSPIVVSTIHALLYQTV, from the coding sequence ATGGACACAATGAAACAGATGACCCAGCAAGGGCAGGTAATAGAGAATGATTCGTTCTCTATTATCGATCACGAGGTCCGCCAATTTCACGGTGGCCACCAGTTTAACGAGAAGCAGTGGCCCGTTGTGCGAAGGGCCATTCATACCACGGGTGATTTTGAGTTTGCTCAGTTGTTTCGGTTTGGTGACGGGGCGGTCGAAGCAGGAATTGAAGCGCTAAAGGCAGGTTGTCCGATTATTAGTGACGTGACGATGATCACCAGCGGCCTAAGCGCCCAACGTTTATCGGTATATAAAAATGATACACACTGTTTTATCAGCGACGAAGCGGTGATCACCATTGCGAAAGCGAAGGGTGAAACCAGAGCTATTTGGGCTATGCGTCGAGCACGGGATCTGGGCTTACTAGATGGTGCGATAATTGGCATCGGTAATGCCCCTACTGCGCTGTTTGAAGTACTAAGGATGGTGGAAGCGGAAGAGATAAAACCGGCACTAATCGTTGGTATCCCTGTCGGATTTGTTAAAGCTAAAGAGTCCAAACAGGCCCTCATTGACCAGAACAAGGTGCCTTATATTGCAAGTGTCGGCCGCAAAGGCGGTAGCCCTATTGTGGTGTCAACTATTCACGCACTTCTCTATCAAACGGTATAA